The following are encoded in a window of Paenibacillus polymyxa genomic DNA:
- the spoIIIAG gene encoding stage III sporulation protein AG, with product MSKWLKKLEQWLGGGADGAKRFNSFRWLLILGLIGVAIMLFNSFVNVKKVDPENVGREPPGVMKNEPTLETTTGEESSFAGIEKVFEDNMKQMLEQIVGVGTVDVMVTVDSTEEVIVQRNVKDMQEENNETDANGGQRHTTQYTRDGEIVTYESSGGQHTPIVTKKVKPQVRGVLVVAMGAENPTVKQLIVDAVQKGLNVPSYKISVVPRKQG from the coding sequence ATGAGCAAATGGCTGAAAAAGCTGGAGCAATGGCTGGGTGGAGGGGCGGATGGGGCGAAAAGATTCAACTCATTTCGTTGGCTGCTTATACTCGGCCTTATCGGTGTAGCGATCATGCTTTTTAATTCATTCGTTAATGTGAAAAAGGTTGATCCAGAAAACGTAGGCCGTGAGCCGCCTGGGGTGATGAAAAATGAGCCTACGTTAGAGACAACAACAGGTGAAGAAAGTTCCTTTGCCGGGATCGAGAAGGTTTTTGAGGACAATATGAAACAGATGCTGGAGCAGATTGTTGGCGTAGGAACCGTCGATGTCATGGTTACGGTAGATTCCACCGAAGAAGTTATCGTTCAACGCAATGTAAAGGACATGCAGGAAGAGAACAACGAGACGGACGCCAATGGCGGACAACGACACACTACTCAATATACACGTGATGGCGAGATTGTCACCTATGAGTCATCAGGTGGCCAGCACACCCCGATTGTGACAAAAAAAGTAAAACCGCAGGTGAGGGGAGTGCTTGTTGTGGCTATGGGGGCAGAAAACCCTACAGTGAAGCAGCTAATTGTCGATGCTGTACAGAAGGGACTAAATGTACCTTCCTACAAAATTTCAGTCGTACCGCGCAAGCAGGGATAA
- the accB gene encoding acetyl-CoA carboxylase biotin carboxyl carrier protein, translated as MFKLSEIKELIKLVDETSVHELEIENEGTRLLIRKPGKSEIVTVQAPVATPTYAVAPQAVIPNPQVQSDVGPATAGEPREYASNLHKIVSPMVGTFYSSSSPDTAPYVSIGSKVGEKTTVCIIEAMKLMNELEAEVKGEIVEILAENGQLVEYGQPLFLVKPE; from the coding sequence ATGTTTAAATTAAGCGAGATTAAGGAATTGATCAAGCTGGTGGATGAAACGTCTGTGCATGAGCTTGAAATTGAAAATGAAGGAACTCGCCTGTTGATCCGAAAACCTGGCAAAAGCGAGATCGTTACGGTACAGGCTCCTGTGGCAACACCTACTTATGCGGTGGCACCACAAGCTGTTATTCCAAATCCACAAGTACAGTCCGATGTTGGACCTGCAACTGCTGGGGAACCGAGGGAATATGCAAGCAATCTACATAAAATCGTATCTCCGATGGTAGGCACTTTCTATAGTTCTTCATCCCCGGATACGGCTCCGTATGTAAGTATTGGCAGCAAAGTGGGCGAAAAAACAACGGTATGTATCATTGAAGCGATGAAGCTGATGAATGAGCTGGAAGCTGAAGTGAAGGGCGAAATTGTGGAAATTTTGGCCGAAAACGGACAGTTGGTCGAGTATGGCCAGCCATTGTTCCTTGTGAAACCGGAGTAA
- a CDS encoding aspartate kinase, producing MSLYVMKFGGSSVGDTERMKRVAKRVVEKQSEGHQCVVVVSAMGDTTDELIDQAKLLNEQLPARELDMLMTTGEQISIALLSMAIQQLGHEAVSFTGWQAGFRTESDFGRARITDIQPQRVLDALSSNKIVVVAGFQGMSAEGDITTLGRGGSDTTAVALAAAIQADACEIYTDVDGIYSTDPRIVKVARKLKEISYDEMLELANLGAAVLHPRAVEYAKHNRVPLIVRSSFNHNEGTVVKEDAVMEQGVVVSGIAYDKNVARISILGVADIPGVLAKVFGTLAAAKIDVDIIVQSGVEAGKADFSFTVALTDREAALKTLEGIRGELPYREVTSEENLVKVSIVGAGMVSHPGVAAQMFAVLAEQGVSIKMVSTSEIKVSCVIEAGKLHEVIQALHTAYNLDTEEQAFVGGPQDRR from the coding sequence TTGTCTTTGTATGTCATGAAATTCGGAGGCAGTTCCGTCGGTGACACGGAGCGCATGAAGCGCGTGGCAAAACGCGTTGTTGAGAAACAGAGTGAAGGGCATCAATGTGTAGTGGTTGTTTCCGCAATGGGAGACACGACAGACGAACTGATTGACCAGGCCAAATTGTTGAATGAGCAGTTGCCTGCACGTGAGTTGGATATGTTGATGACGACAGGTGAGCAAATTTCAATCGCCTTATTGTCGATGGCTATTCAGCAGTTGGGTCATGAAGCGGTATCGTTTACGGGATGGCAGGCTGGTTTCCGTACTGAATCTGACTTTGGTCGAGCACGGATTACGGACATTCAACCTCAGCGTGTGCTGGATGCACTGAGCAGCAACAAGATCGTTGTTGTAGCTGGTTTCCAAGGGATGTCTGCAGAGGGAGACATTACGACGCTGGGACGTGGTGGCTCTGATACGACGGCCGTTGCGCTGGCGGCGGCGATTCAAGCGGATGCTTGCGAAATTTACACGGATGTGGACGGTATATATTCAACAGATCCACGGATCGTAAAAGTGGCTCGTAAGCTAAAAGAAATTTCTTATGATGAAATGCTGGAATTAGCCAATCTGGGTGCAGCTGTATTGCATCCTCGTGCGGTAGAATATGCCAAACATAACCGGGTACCGTTGATTGTGCGGTCCAGTTTTAACCATAATGAAGGAACGGTCGTAAAGGAGGATGCAGTAATGGAACAGGGCGTTGTAGTCAGTGGGATTGCATATGATAAAAATGTAGCAAGAATCAGTATTTTGGGCGTCGCCGATATCCCCGGTGTACTGGCGAAAGTATTCGGAACACTGGCGGCAGCTAAAATTGATGTTGACATTATTGTACAGAGCGGGGTCGAAGCTGGTAAAGCGGATTTCTCCTTTACAGTAGCTCTGACGGATCGTGAAGCAGCACTGAAGACGCTGGAAGGTATTCGCGGAGAGCTTCCATACCGTGAAGTAACGTCTGAGGAAAATCTGGTGAAGGTATCCATTGTAGGTGCAGGAATGGTTAGCCATCCAGGTGTTGCTGCGCAAATGTTTGCCGTACTGGCAGAGCAAGGCGTTAGCATTAAAATGGTAAGCACATCTGAAATCAAAGTATCGTGTGTAATTGAAGCGGGTAAGCTTCATGAGGTTATTCAGGCGTTGCATACAGCTTATAACCTGGACACCGAGGAGCAAGCGTTTGTGGGTGGACCGCAAGACCGTCGTTAA
- the accC gene encoding acetyl-CoA carboxylase biotin carboxylase subunit translates to MTFQKVLIANRGEIAVRIIRACREMNISTVAVYSEADKDSLHVRLADEAYCIGPTLSKDSYLNFTNLMSVATLTECDAIHPGYGFLAENADFAEICESCNITFIGPSPEAINKMGDKAVAKQTMKDAGVPVIPGSDGLVEDLQDAISIARDIGYPVIIKATAGGGGKGIRIAEDEDNLIQQITTAQQEAQKAFGNAGVYLEKYLTGMKHVEIQIIADKHGNVAHLGERDCSVQRRRQKLLEEAPCPVISQDVREEMGQAAVRAALAVQYSGAGTLEFLLGPDNNFYFMEMNTRIQVEHPVTEMITGVDLIKEMISVAEGHPLSFTQEEVTINGWAIECRINAEDPDRNFMPAPGKIGFYLPPGGPGVRVDSAAYPGYSIPPYYDSMIAKLIVWAPTRQDAIAKMKRALSEFAIEGIPTTISFHQRLLEHPTFIRGDFDIKFLEENEV, encoded by the coding sequence ATGACATTTCAAAAAGTATTGATTGCAAATCGTGGAGAAATTGCGGTTCGTATCATTCGCGCTTGCCGCGAGATGAATATTTCGACAGTTGCCGTATATTCGGAAGCTGATAAGGATTCGTTACATGTGCGTCTCGCAGATGAGGCTTACTGTATCGGACCGACGCTATCTAAGGACAGCTACCTTAATTTTACGAACCTGATGAGCGTTGCTACATTGACTGAATGTGATGCCATTCATCCAGGTTACGGATTTTTGGCGGAAAACGCAGACTTCGCTGAAATTTGCGAATCGTGTAATATTACGTTTATTGGTCCTTCTCCTGAAGCCATTAACAAAATGGGAGATAAGGCCGTAGCCAAGCAGACCATGAAGGATGCCGGAGTTCCGGTTATTCCGGGTTCAGACGGGCTGGTTGAGGATTTGCAGGATGCGATCAGCATCGCACGTGATATCGGATATCCGGTAATTATCAAGGCCACAGCAGGTGGCGGAGGTAAAGGTATTCGTATCGCCGAAGATGAGGATAACCTTATTCAGCAAATCACTACCGCTCAGCAGGAGGCGCAAAAAGCATTTGGCAACGCGGGTGTGTACCTAGAAAAATATTTGACCGGTATGAAACATGTGGAAATACAGATCATAGCGGACAAGCATGGTAATGTTGCCCATTTGGGCGAACGGGACTGCTCTGTGCAGCGTCGTCGTCAGAAGTTGTTGGAGGAAGCACCATGTCCTGTAATATCGCAGGATGTTCGTGAAGAAATGGGTCAGGCAGCTGTTCGTGCAGCTTTGGCCGTTCAATACTCTGGTGCAGGTACTCTCGAATTTTTGCTCGGCCCGGACAATAATTTCTATTTCATGGAAATGAATACACGTATTCAGGTAGAACATCCCGTAACAGAAATGATTACCGGTGTAGACCTGATTAAGGAAATGATTTCTGTCGCTGAAGGACATCCGCTTTCCTTTACGCAGGAAGAAGTCACCATCAATGGTTGGGCGATAGAATGCCGTATTAACGCTGAGGACCCGGATCGCAATTTTATGCCTGCACCGGGTAAAATCGGATTTTATCTGCCTCCAGGCGGTCCTGGAGTACGGGTAGACAGCGCAGCATATCCAGGTTATAGCATTCCTCCTTATTATGACTCTATGATCGCCAAGCTGATTGTGTGGGCACCTACACGGCAAGATGCAATTGCCAAAATGAAGCGGGCTTTGTCTGAGTTTGCTATTGAGGGCATACCCACAACGATTTCTTTTCATCAGCGCTTGCTAGAGCATCCGACCTTTATTAGAGGCGATTTTGATATTAAATTTTTGGAGGAAAACGAAGTTTAA
- the amaP gene encoding alkaline shock response membrane anchor protein AmaP — protein sequence MAKVMDRLLLFLYSLSIGIISILAILLLSGAIPYVLSIEDERVVWFTSLIIAGVLLLLSLRFFYISIRRNQTVQHSIDQRTEYGDIQISVDTIENLCLKAASRFRGMQDLKARVRVLESGLDITIRAVVDGESSIPVLTSEVQKGVHDHVEEITGIPVSNVSVYIANVSQSPSFKSRVE from the coding sequence GTGGCTAAAGTTATGGACAGACTTCTGCTGTTCTTGTACAGCTTAAGTATCGGAATTATTTCCATTCTCGCCATCCTCCTCCTGAGCGGGGCCATTCCGTATGTTTTAAGTATTGAGGATGAGCGAGTGGTGTGGTTTACCAGCCTGATTATTGCAGGGGTTCTGTTGTTATTGAGTCTTCGTTTTTTTTATATCTCTATTCGACGGAACCAAACCGTACAGCATTCTATTGATCAACGAACGGAATATGGTGACATTCAGATTTCAGTGGACACCATTGAAAATCTGTGCCTCAAAGCAGCTTCCCGATTTCGCGGGATGCAGGATTTGAAAGCACGCGTTCGCGTGTTGGAATCGGGACTTGATATTACGATTCGGGCGGTTGTAGACGGGGAAAGCTCCATTCCGGTGTTAACCTCCGAGGTACAAAAGGGGGTACACGATCATGTGGAAGAAATTACAGGAATTCCTGTGTCCAATGTGTCGGTGTACATCGCTAATGTTTCTCAGTCACCCAGCTTTAAGAGTCGTGTGGAATAG
- the spoIIIAE gene encoding stage III sporulation protein AE → MKRLGGMPNLKVIAMLLLCLWCASAAVLFADTPTNEWIRQQAEQMPKDEVEHYWDGLMQEYGGFFPDQKTPSFMDMLLPGGEGFSIKGVLNAIADFFIHEIRVNAKLLVTIVMLSIMSMVLETLQSAFESKQVSKVAYAIVYMVIIILAINSFSVAIGYAKEAIDSMIHFMMAMLPLLFTMLASMGNVVTVSVTHPLIVFMINTVGTVIHTLVFPLLFFSAVLYLVNSLTGKYKLTQLADLMRNAGVAVLGVLLTIFLGVISVQGLTSSVTDGLTIRTAKYITGSFVPVVGKALADATDTVISASLLVKNAIGLVGVIIILFLCAFPALKILTLALIYKVTAAIMQPLGDTPIVECLDAIGKSMIYVFAALAAVGLMSFLAITVMLAAGNMTVMMR, encoded by the coding sequence ATGAAAAGGCTAGGGGGCATGCCGAATCTCAAAGTAATTGCGATGTTGTTGCTATGTCTTTGGTGTGCCTCAGCTGCGGTCCTCTTTGCAGATACACCGACTAACGAATGGATCAGACAGCAGGCGGAGCAAATGCCCAAAGATGAAGTAGAACATTATTGGGACGGGCTCATGCAGGAATACGGCGGATTTTTCCCGGATCAGAAAACGCCTTCCTTCATGGACATGCTGCTTCCAGGCGGTGAAGGATTCAGCATAAAGGGTGTATTGAACGCTATAGCTGATTTTTTCATCCATGAAATTCGAGTAAATGCCAAGTTGCTCGTCACCATCGTCATGCTCAGCATTATGAGTATGGTGCTGGAAACGCTGCAAAGCGCTTTTGAAAGCAAACAGGTCAGCAAAGTGGCCTACGCTATCGTATACATGGTCATTATCATTCTGGCGATTAATAGCTTTAGTGTAGCGATTGGTTATGCCAAAGAAGCGATTGATAGCATGATTCACTTCATGATGGCAATGTTGCCCTTGTTGTTTACCATGTTAGCCTCGATGGGGAACGTCGTAACAGTTTCGGTGACCCACCCGCTGATTGTATTTATGATCAACACAGTCGGAACAGTCATTCATACGCTGGTTTTCCCGCTACTGTTCTTCTCGGCTGTGCTGTACTTGGTCAACTCGCTGACGGGCAAATACAAACTGACCCAGCTAGCCGATCTGATGCGGAACGCTGGAGTAGCAGTGCTGGGAGTGCTGCTGACCATATTTCTGGGAGTCATTTCGGTACAAGGCTTGACTTCGTCAGTTACTGACGGATTAACGATCCGCACAGCCAAATATATTACGGGTAGCTTTGTTCCGGTGGTCGGCAAGGCGTTGGCAGATGCGACAGATACAGTCATTTCGGCTTCGCTGCTCGTTAAAAATGCCATTGGTCTGGTAGGAGTCATTATTATATTGTTCCTGTGCGCCTTTCCCGCCCTCAAGATTCTGACACTGGCTCTCATTTATAAAGTGACAGCAGCGATCATGCAGCCTTTGGGTGATACGCCTATCGTGGAATGTCTGGATGCAATCGGCAAGAGCATGATTTATGTTTTCGCGGCGCTGGCGGCAGTGGGATTAATGTCTTTCCTTGCGATTACAGTCATGCTCGCAGCAGGCAATATGACGGTCATGATGAGGTGA
- a CDS encoding stage III sporulation protein AF, with product MTWLGGWLKELVLIVLLASFVDMILPSRSMERYVKLVLSLLILLTLLSPVVRLLSSSPSEVLGRALDLQRQAETGKRELTLEEILAKGSQLKQQQEQSSMQWAGKEVAKEMKGQLEQYTGLAIQSVQVTLAKIQQKESELEAGTGVQSVVVKLAEEQPEKEKNNTDVSPGADAKPIMVEPVAEKTVNIRVEPTHTKNSELNEGTREEDRNPDKTAEDGKPTDTKAFGLITGLLREKWGIDSKNVQVVSSQDGTHEW from the coding sequence GTGACCTGGCTGGGAGGCTGGCTTAAGGAACTGGTGCTAATTGTGTTGCTGGCTTCTTTTGTCGATATGATCTTACCGAGCCGATCTATGGAAAGGTATGTCAAACTCGTTCTCAGCCTGCTTATTTTGCTGACGTTGCTGTCTCCGGTCGTGCGCTTACTGAGTAGCAGCCCCTCCGAGGTTCTAGGGCGAGCATTGGATCTTCAACGTCAGGCTGAGACAGGCAAGAGGGAACTGACATTGGAGGAGATTTTAGCAAAAGGCAGCCAGTTGAAGCAACAGCAAGAACAAAGCTCCATGCAATGGGCCGGCAAAGAGGTAGCTAAGGAAATGAAAGGACAGTTGGAACAATATACTGGGTTAGCAATTCAGTCGGTCCAGGTTACCCTTGCAAAGATTCAACAGAAGGAATCGGAGCTGGAGGCAGGAACGGGTGTCCAGTCGGTAGTGGTCAAATTGGCAGAGGAGCAGCCAGAAAAAGAAAAGAATAACACAGACGTCTCGCCTGGTGCAGATGCCAAGCCGATAATGGTGGAGCCTGTAGCCGAAAAGACAGTGAATATTCGTGTGGAACCGACACATACAAAAAATTCAGAACTTAATGAAGGAACGCGAGAAGAAGATCGTAATCCTGATAAAACTGCTGAGGACGGAAAGCCAACGGATACGAAAGCTTTTGGCTTAATTACAGGACTTCTACGTGAAAAATGGGGGATAGACAGCAAAAATGTTCAGGTGGTTTCTTCGCAGGATGGGACACATGAATGGTAA
- the spoIIIAA gene encoding stage III sporulation protein AA, with protein MEWLELFPEPLHGILGRLPETVFKQLEEIRVREGRPLEINANGDHHFVTSAGRLTLNHVEAYKPDREDAHRLLDFISNHSLYTMEEELRKGFITIPGGHRIGLAGRTVLNRGRVEHLRDISSFNVRIARAIPGIADRILPYVADRMSGKIRHTLILSPPQHGKTTLLRDLARQLSYGGMESNGGRRNGLKVGIIDERSEIAGSHKGIPGFDVGPRTDVLDGCPKAEGMMMMIRSMSPDVLIVDEIGRPEDAEAVREALHAGIAVIASAHGRDVAEMATRPAFAGLTTGQELFQLYVMLERTSRGVSFRLADAKQRRITLPGEGQNGGISYA; from the coding sequence ATGGAATGGCTGGAGTTATTTCCTGAACCGTTGCACGGTATACTCGGAAGGCTTCCGGAAACGGTATTTAAGCAACTGGAAGAAATCCGGGTTAGGGAAGGAAGGCCGTTGGAAATTAATGCAAATGGTGATCATCATTTTGTAACGTCTGCGGGTCGGCTGACTTTGAACCATGTAGAAGCCTATAAGCCTGACCGTGAGGATGCCCACCGACTGCTGGATTTTATCAGCAATCATTCCCTGTATACCATGGAAGAGGAGCTTCGTAAAGGGTTTATTACGATCCCTGGCGGTCATCGTATTGGCTTGGCAGGGAGAACCGTGCTCAACCGAGGACGAGTGGAACATTTGAGGGATATAAGCAGCTTTAATGTAAGAATTGCTCGTGCAATTCCCGGCATAGCTGATCGGATATTGCCTTATGTAGCAGATCGAATGTCCGGGAAAATCCGGCACACCCTCATTTTGTCCCCTCCTCAGCATGGCAAAACGACACTGCTTAGGGACTTGGCTCGGCAACTCAGTTACGGAGGGATGGAAAGCAATGGGGGGCGACGGAATGGACTCAAGGTAGGCATTATAGACGAACGCTCTGAGATCGCTGGTAGTCACAAAGGCATCCCCGGTTTTGATGTCGGGCCTCGCACCGATGTATTGGACGGATGTCCGAAAGCAGAAGGCATGATGATGATGATCCGCTCGATGTCACCGGATGTCCTCATTGTTGATGAAATCGGACGACCGGAAGATGCGGAGGCGGTGCGCGAAGCGCTTCATGCAGGCATTGCAGTCATTGCTTCCGCACATGGTCGCGATGTGGCTGAAATGGCGACCCGGCCTGCTTTTGCTGGATTAACTACAGGGCAAGAGCTGTTTCAACTCTACGTCATGCTGGAGCGGACGAGCCGGGGCGTCTCATTCCGGCTGGCAGATGCCAAGCAACGCAGGATTACACTGCCTGGAGAAGGGCAGAATGGGGGCATCTCCTATGCTTAA
- a CDS encoding SpoIIIAH-like family protein: protein MNNKRQTVWLVSMLSLMVVLSAYYLFTEDSSPANPPVADSEQVSKVKQDAAQEATTKAEEQLNELKVNEVVTNGEVTDGASATSTKSDTASTTDPATENSKGDKDTAVTPTTEPATSDQNTTATKTDATAQSDDKAASTAKTDQQVLDQVATDQAAQPTAAAVIDNYLLERDVENQKKNDELTTAMNDSTPKKAAEAQKELHVLEDKQAKITGIEEELQQQFANAVVREEDADKYKVVVLSEKLDAKQAVTIVDKVMKELNVTQDKISVQYVTQ from the coding sequence ATGAATAATAAAAGACAAACCGTTTGGCTGGTGTCCATGCTGAGTTTAATGGTCGTGCTGTCTGCGTATTATTTGTTTACGGAGGACTCAAGCCCTGCAAATCCACCAGTAGCCGATAGTGAGCAAGTGAGCAAGGTTAAGCAGGATGCCGCACAGGAAGCAACGACGAAGGCAGAGGAACAATTGAACGAACTGAAGGTAAATGAAGTAGTGACGAATGGAGAAGTAACTGATGGAGCATCAGCAACTTCCACAAAATCGGATACGGCTTCCACAACTGACCCAGCAACAGAAAACTCAAAAGGCGATAAAGATACGGCAGTTACCCCTACTACTGAACCAGCGACATCCGATCAAAACACAACTGCGACTAAAACGGATGCGACAGCACAAAGTGACGACAAAGCAGCCTCTACAGCCAAAACCGACCAGCAGGTACTGGATCAAGTGGCAACCGATCAAGCTGCCCAACCTACAGCAGCAGCTGTGATTGACAACTATTTGCTGGAACGGGACGTGGAAAATCAGAAGAAAAATGATGAACTGACAACCGCAATGAACGACAGCACACCAAAGAAAGCCGCAGAGGCTCAAAAGGAATTACATGTACTTGAAGATAAGCAGGCTAAAATTACTGGAATTGAAGAAGAGCTTCAGCAGCAGTTCGCCAATGCGGTCGTCCGTGAGGAAGATGCTGATAAATACAAAGTAGTGGTTCTGAGTGAAAAATTGGATGCTAAGCAAGCGGTAACAATTGTTGATAAAGTCATGAAGGAACTGAACGTAACGCAGGATAAGATCAGTGTCCAGTATGTTACACAATAA
- a CDS encoding DUF2273 domain-containing protein translates to MPWKEIWGSYKGRIMGITAGIFFGFIYLWAGFWNMLFFALMVFIGYTLGRRSDSALGSFLPWKEWGDWLSQRWRPFK, encoded by the coding sequence ATGCCCTGGAAAGAAATATGGGGAAGTTACAAGGGCCGGATCATGGGGATCACGGCTGGTATTTTTTTCGGTTTTATTTATTTGTGGGCAGGCTTTTGGAATATGTTGTTCTTTGCATTGATGGTGTTCATCGGATATACGCTAGGAAGACGTAGCGATTCAGCGCTTGGTTCATTTCTCCCTTGGAAGGAATGGGGCGATTGGTTGTCGCAGCGTTGGCGTCCTTTTAAATGA
- the spoIIIAD gene encoding stage III sporulation protein AD: MEIIQVVGFALIATVLILVIKEQKPMFAFLIATAAGIVIFLLLIGKIGSVVAVLERLARSSGMDMIYFKTVLKIIGIAYIAEFGAQIVRDAGQDGIASKIELTGKVLIMVLAIPIISIIIDTILKLMPA, translated from the coding sequence ATGGAAATCATTCAGGTGGTGGGCTTCGCCCTCATTGCCACAGTCCTCATTTTAGTCATTAAGGAACAGAAGCCGATGTTTGCCTTTTTGATTGCAACAGCTGCGGGAATCGTCATTTTTTTGCTGCTGATTGGCAAGATCGGATCTGTGGTTGCTGTACTGGAGCGACTGGCTCGGTCTTCAGGCATGGATATGATCTATTTTAAAACCGTATTGAAAATAATCGGTATCGCTTATATTGCTGAATTTGGAGCGCAAATCGTTCGGGATGCAGGACAAGACGGGATTGCTTCCAAAATTGAGCTTACCGGAAAGGTACTCATTATGGTGCTTGCAATCCCGATTATCAGCATTATTATTGATACCATTCTGAAGCTGATGCCCGCCTGA
- a CDS encoding Asp23/Gls24 family envelope stress response protein, with protein sequence MSTVPTEFERTEIGEIQIAPEVIEVIAGLATVEVPGVAGMSGGFAGGFAELLGRKNLSKGVKVEVGQREAAVDVSVIIEYGNRLPEVAAAIQHNVKRSIENMTGLNVVEVNVQIHDVQFKNAEKVEEPEVLGAGRVK encoded by the coding sequence ATGAGCACAGTGCCAACCGAATTCGAACGTACAGAAATTGGGGAGATTCAAATCGCCCCAGAAGTTATTGAAGTCATTGCCGGACTGGCTACCGTTGAGGTACCAGGCGTAGCGGGAATGAGTGGCGGATTTGCTGGTGGGTTTGCCGAACTGCTAGGCCGCAAAAATTTATCTAAAGGTGTAAAAGTGGAAGTCGGACAGCGTGAAGCTGCTGTAGACGTCTCCGTCATTATTGAGTACGGTAACCGTCTGCCTGAGGTGGCTGCTGCTATTCAGCATAATGTTAAGCGTTCGATTGAGAACATGACAGGTCTTAACGTTGTTGAAGTGAACGTGCAAATTCATGATGTTCAATTTAAAAATGCTGAAAAAGTAGAAGAGCCGGAAGTGCTGGGCGCCGGACGGGTTAAATAG
- the spoIIIAC gene encoding stage III sporulation protein AC, which translates to MNLEVNAIFQIAGIGIIIAMIHTVLKQMGKEDMAHWVTVIGFVVVLFMVVRMLDNLLQEIKSIFLFQ; encoded by the coding sequence ATGAATTTAGAAGTGAACGCGATTTTCCAGATTGCCGGAATTGGCATTATTATCGCTATGATTCATACCGTATTAAAGCAAATGGGCAAAGAAGACATGGCCCACTGGGTAACGGTCATCGGTTTCGTCGTGGTCCTGTTCATGGTGGTGCGAATGCTGGATAACCTTCTGCAAGAGATCAAATCTATCTTTCTTTTTCAGTAG
- the spoIIIAB gene encoding stage III sporulation protein SpoIIIAB produces the protein MLKLLGAALVILAATLAGWQRARQFAMRPRQIRELILALQRLTTEVSYGVSPLPDAFAKTGEPLREPLRTLFQQASRWMHPSFGLTARESLHKAIEDSWSRSSMKQAEKEAMRQLAYSLGTSDREDQIKHIALTIQQLSHEEAQAQADQVRYERMSRSLGLLIGALIVILIY, from the coding sequence ATGCTTAAGTTGCTGGGTGCCGCCCTGGTTATACTGGCCGCTACGCTGGCAGGCTGGCAGCGGGCAAGGCAGTTTGCGATGAGGCCGCGGCAAATCAGGGAGTTGATTCTTGCGCTGCAAAGACTGACCACCGAGGTTTCCTACGGGGTGTCTCCGCTACCAGATGCTTTCGCCAAGACAGGAGAGCCCTTGCGAGAGCCGCTGCGCACTCTGTTTCAGCAAGCCTCACGGTGGATGCACCCCTCTTTTGGCCTGACTGCCAGAGAAAGCTTGCATAAAGCCATTGAAGACTCGTGGAGCCGTTCCTCTATGAAGCAAGCCGAGAAGGAAGCGATGCGGCAGCTTGCTTACAGTCTTGGAACCAGCGACCGTGAAGACCAGATCAAGCACATTGCGCTGACCATCCAGCAGTTATCCCATGAGGAAGCGCAGGCGCAGGCAGATCAGGTGAGGTACGAGCGTATGAGCAGGAGCCTGGGACTGCTGATCGGAGCATTGATCGTCATTTTGATCTATTAG